One window from the genome of Lentibacillus daqui encodes:
- the pcrA gene encoding DNA helicase PcrA produces MSQTTDDLLNGLNKEQRAAVKHTDGPLLIMAGAGSGKTRVLTHRIAYLLHEKDVAPRNVLAITFTNKAAREMKERVRKLVGAGSEQIWVSTFHSMCVRILRRDIDRIGYNRNFTILDSSDQLSVIKQILKNLNIDPKKFDPRAMLGQISSAKNELVTPEAYSNKVGNFYERQVAKIYQAYQKILQKNQSLDFDDLIMQTIHLFKRVPEVLEYYQRRFQYIHVDEYQDTNHAQYYLVKQLANRFQNLCVVGDSDQSIYAWRGADIQNILSFEQDYPTARTIYLEQNYRSTKSILDAANQVIRNNPGRKPKNLWTENDEGKQIKYYQGATEQEEALFVTDKIQELTNEQGYSPSDIAILYRTNAQSRAIEATLMKSTIPYQMVGGQKFYERKEIKDLTAYLRLITNPDDDISFERVVNVPKRGIGKTSIDRLRDYATEHDLSFYEAVKDIALTGVSKKAAKAMEEFTTLIRTLSQQQEFLTATDMVEAVLERTGYETMLKNENTLESQSRLENLEEFMTVTKDFEASSEDKTLVAFLTDLALIADIDRVDDDDADQEEKITLMTLHAAKGLEFPVVFLIGMEENVFPHSRSLFDDNEMEEERRLAYVGITRAEKELYLTHAKMRTLYGRTNMNPISRFINEIPEELIDGMEEVHQTMFGSIAKQEKAAVSQPLKRKAQKMQETTGAQSQTWKPGDKAMHKKWGVGTVVKVEGEGDSMELDIAFPAPTGIKRLLAKFAPITKQ; encoded by the coding sequence GTGAGTCAAACCACAGATGACTTACTAAACGGATTAAATAAAGAGCAGCGTGCGGCTGTTAAGCATACGGATGGACCATTATTGATTATGGCTGGGGCAGGCAGTGGCAAAACCCGTGTGTTAACCCATCGGATTGCTTATTTATTGCATGAAAAAGATGTTGCGCCACGAAATGTACTGGCGATCACTTTTACCAATAAAGCTGCCAGGGAAATGAAGGAACGTGTCCGTAAGCTGGTTGGAGCAGGAAGTGAACAAATTTGGGTATCTACCTTCCACTCCATGTGTGTGCGGATTTTACGCCGTGATATTGACCGGATTGGTTATAATCGCAACTTTACAATTCTGGACAGTAGTGATCAGCTATCCGTTATCAAGCAGATCCTAAAGAATTTGAACATCGATCCGAAAAAATTTGATCCGCGGGCAATGCTGGGACAAATTAGTTCCGCGAAAAATGAACTGGTTACACCGGAAGCATACAGTAATAAGGTTGGCAACTTTTATGAACGGCAGGTAGCAAAAATTTATCAAGCTTATCAAAAGATATTGCAAAAAAATCAGTCCCTTGACTTTGATGATTTAATTATGCAAACGATCCACTTATTTAAACGGGTTCCGGAAGTCCTTGAATACTATCAACGGAGGTTTCAGTATATCCATGTCGATGAGTATCAGGATACCAACCATGCCCAATACTATTTAGTGAAACAATTGGCCAATCGGTTCCAGAATCTATGTGTTGTCGGTGATTCGGATCAATCCATTTATGCATGGCGCGGTGCAGATATTCAAAACATCCTGTCATTTGAACAAGATTATCCCACTGCACGAACGATTTACCTGGAACAAAATTACCGATCGACCAAATCGATTTTGGATGCAGCCAACCAGGTCATTCGCAATAATCCCGGCCGTAAACCGAAAAATTTGTGGACCGAAAATGATGAAGGCAAACAGATCAAATATTACCAAGGGGCTACGGAACAGGAAGAGGCTTTGTTTGTGACCGATAAGATCCAGGAACTTACAAATGAACAAGGCTACTCACCAAGCGATATCGCTATTTTATATCGGACGAACGCCCAATCGCGAGCCATTGAGGCAACCTTGATGAAGTCAACGATTCCTTATCAAATGGTCGGCGGTCAAAAATTCTATGAGCGAAAAGAAATTAAAGATTTGACTGCATATTTGCGACTAATTACGAATCCGGATGATGATATCAGCTTTGAACGGGTCGTCAATGTTCCAAAGCGGGGCATCGGCAAAACATCCATCGATCGCCTGCGTGACTATGCAACAGAACATGATTTATCCTTTTACGAAGCGGTAAAAGACATTGCTTTGACTGGTGTGTCCAAGAAAGCGGCAAAAGCAATGGAGGAATTTACGACATTGATCCGTACATTATCACAACAACAGGAATTTCTAACTGCAACCGATATGGTAGAGGCTGTGTTGGAACGGACAGGCTATGAAACCATGTTAAAAAACGAAAACACCCTTGAGTCACAAAGCCGCCTGGAAAACTTGGAAGAATTCATGACGGTAACGAAGGACTTTGAAGCAAGCAGTGAAGATAAGACACTTGTCGCCTTTTTGACAGATCTTGCTTTAATCGCTGATATTGACCGGGTTGACGATGATGACGCTGACCAGGAAGAAAAAATCACCCTTATGACATTACATGCAGCGAAAGGATTGGAATTTCCGGTTGTCTTTTTAATTGGTATGGAAGAAAATGTCTTTCCGCATAGCCGTTCTCTGTTCGATGATAATGAAATGGAAGAGGAGCGTCGTCTTGCCTATGTGGGTATTACCCGCGCGGAAAAAGAACTGTATTTAACGCACGCAAAAATGCGCACATTATATGGCAGAACCAATATGAATCCAATCAGCCGGTTTATCAATGAAATCCCGGAAGAACTAATTGACGGAATGGAAGAGGTCCATCAAACCATGTTTGGCAGTATTGCAAAACAGGAAAAAGCGGCTGTTAGTCAACCATTGAAACGGAAGGCTCAAAAAATGCAAGAGACTACTGGTGCACAAAGTCAAACGTGGAAGCCTGGTGACAAAGCAATGCACAAAAAATGGGGTGTCGGTACGGTCGTCAAGGTAGAAGGAGAAGGTGATTCCATGGAACTGGATATTGCGTTTCCAGCACCAACAGGAATCAAACGATTATTAGCAAAATTTGCACCCATTACGAAGCAGTAG